A region from the Silene latifolia isolate original U9 population chromosome 7, ASM4854445v1, whole genome shotgun sequence genome encodes:
- the LOC141591122 gene encoding putative cyclic nucleotide-gated ion channel 16 has translation MHNINFYATSSKFPHFPSSLYVLRNKRRESKPRWWTQIHNPRSELIVKWNNLFFITCLITLFLDPLYFFVPYSCGEACVKSNIELSITITFFRTIADCLYLMHIFLKFRTAFISHNSKVFGRKELVTDSRAIAIRYLKSTFAIDVAAMLPLPQIMIWFVVPALKTFSTAHTNHTVALMVLVQFIPRLFVMIPLNRKIINSTGIAARNAWSGAVYNMLLFILAGHVIGGIWYLWALQRQHTCWTIECLGERSKYPCNLSFFDERTKKNLAREKWLKGSSVRANCNPRHKGAQFDFGMFADAFTDGVASAGFMQTYFYCLWWGLKSLSSYGQSIDASTNIEETLFSSFICVMGLFLFSHLIGQVQNYLQSIMVRIEEWRIKRRDTEEWMQHRQLPEELRERIRRFEQYKWLATRGVDEESILQSLPLDTRREIQKHLCLGLVRRVPFFAQMDDQLLDAICERLISSLTTKDTYLVREGDPVMEMLFIIRGQLESSTTYGGRSGFYNSIILRQGDFCGEELLTWAILPTSTLNLPSSTRTVKAITEVEAFALRADDLKFVATQFKRLQSKKLQHSFRYYSHQWRTWGACFIQAAWRRHKKKMLAEELARQEEYFYMMQDDEHGDEYYREDDSLLKHREDGVGSSSTSSSVDNSSALSQQPLGATFLASKFAANTKRGVFQKLKIDTSTDLKMPKMFKPEDPDFLSDI, from the exons atgcataacattAATTTTTATGCAACATCTTCAAAATTCCCTCATTTTCCATCATCATTATATGTTCTTCGCAATAAACGAAGAGAGTCTAAACCTAGATGGTGGACACAAATTCATAACCCACGTAGTGAATTAATCGTTAAATGGAATAATCTTTTTTTCATTACATGTTTAATTACCCTTTTTCTTGACCCTCTTTATTTTTTTGTTCCTTATTCATGTGGCGAAGCTTGTGTTAAAAGTAACATAGAATTATCAATTACAATTACCTTCTTTAGAACAATTGCAGATTGTCTTTATCTCATGCATATATTTTTGAAATTTAGAACTGCATTTATTTCACATAATTCTAAAGTTTTTGGACGTAAAGAGCTTGTAACAGATTCTAGGGCAATTGCTATACGATATTTAAAGTCTACTTTTGCTATTGATGTTGCTGCAATGCTTCCTTTACCTCAG ATAATGATATGGTTTGTTGTGCCAGCTCTCAAGACCTTTTCAACGGCGCATACAAACCATACAGTGGCACTAATGGTGCTAGTTCAATTTATCCCTCGGTTGTTTGTGATGATACCATTAAACCGTAAGATTATTAATTCTACTGGAATTGCAGCACGAAATGCTTGGTCGGGTGCAGTTTATAACATGCTCTTGTTTATATTAGCTGGTCAT GTAATAGGAGGTATATGGTATTTGTGGGCACTTCAAAGACAACATACATGTTGGACAATAGAATGTTTAGGAGAAAGATCCAAATATCCATGTAATCTATCATTTTTTGATGAGAGAACTAAAAAAAACTTAGCACGTGAAAAATGGTTAAAAGGATCAAGTGTAAGAGCCAATTGCAATCCTCGACACAAAGGTGCTCAATTTGACTTTGGAATGTTTGCTGATGCTTTCACTGATGGTGTCGCTTCTGCTGGCTTCATGCAAACTTATTTCTACTGTCTTTGGTGGGGATTGAAGAGTTTGAG CTCTTATGGACAAAGTATAGATGCTAGTACCAACATTGAAGAGACATTATTTAGTAGCTTTATCTGTGTGATGGGTCTATTCTTGTTTTCACATTTGATCGGTCAAGTGCAG AATTATCTTCAATCCATAATGGTGAGAATTGAGGAATGGAGGATAAAAAGAAGAGATACAGAGGAGTGGATGCAACATCGACAACTTCCAGAAGAACTTCGAGAGCGTATACGACGATTTGAACAATATAAGTGGCTAGCTACGAGAGGAGTTGATGAAGAATCTATTCTACAATCTCTACCTTTAGATACTCGACGTGAAATTCAAAAGCATTTATGTTTAGGCCTTGTTCGTCGA GTTCCATTCTTTGCACAAATGGATGATCAACTACTAGATGCAATATGCGAGAGACTAATATCATCATTAACAACAAAAGACACATATTTAGTAAGAGAAGGAGATCCAGTTATGGAAATGTTGTTCATAATAAGAGGACAATTAGAGAGCTCAACAACATACGGAGGACGATCTGGTTTCTATAACTCCATTATTCTTCGTCAAGGCGACTTTTGTGGCGAAGAATTATTAACATGGGCTATTTTGCCTACTTCCACATTAAATCTGCCTTCTTCTACTCGAACTGTTAAAGCGATAACTGAAGTTGAAGCTTTTGCGCTTCGAGCCGATGACCTTAAGTTTGTTGCTACTCAATTTAAGCGTCTTCAGAGTAAAAAGCTTCAACATTCTTTTAG ATACTATTCACATCAATGGCGAACATGGGGTGCATGTTTTATACAAGCGGCATGGAGGCGTCATAAGAAGAAGATGTTAGCCGAAGAATTAGCAAGACAAGAAGAGTATTTCTATATGATGCAAGATGATGAGCATGGAGACGAGTATTATAGAGAAGATGATTCATTATTGAAACATAGAGAAGATGGAGTTGGTAGTAGTAGCACTTCATCCTCAGTCGATAACAGTAGTGCTCTTAGTCAACAACCACTTGGAGCTACGTTTTTAGCCTCTAAATTTGCTGCAAATACTAAGCGAGGTGTCTTTCAAAAGCTCAAGATTGATACATCTACTGATTTAAAGATGCCTAAGATGTTTAAACCCGAAGATCCTGACTTCTTGAGTGACATTTAG
- the LOC141592259 gene encoding auxin-binding protein T85, whose amino-acid sequence MRDLSEYPLLFLLLLCLSLSHTTLASRCSINGFPLVRNVSELSQSNYGRPGLSHTTLAGSLMHGLKEVEVWLQTFAPGSRTPIHRHSCEEVFIVLKGSGTLYLAPASHGKYPGNPQAFPIFSNSTFIVPVNDAHQVWNSDDAEDLQMLVIISRPPVKIFIYEDWHMPHTAAKLKFPYYWDEHCFDLPPKDEL is encoded by the exons ATGCGGGATTTGAGTGAATACCCACTTCTCTTTCTGCTACTTCTCTGCCTCTCCCTTTCGCATACCACACTTGCTTCTAGATGCTCTATCAATG GGTTTCCACTTGTAAGGAATGTAAGTGAGCTTTCACAGAGTAACTATGGTAGGCCTGGCCTTTCTCATACCACTCTGGCTGGCTCTCTAATGCATGGACTGAAAGAG GTGGAGGTGTGGCTTCAAACCTTTGCTCCAGGATCACGCACGCCGATTCATAGGCACTCATGTGAAGAAGTTTTTATTGTACTGAAGGGTAGTGGTACACTTTATCTTGCACCAGCTTCACATGGGAAATATCCAGGAAATCCTCAGGCATTTCCAATTTTCTCAAACAGCACTTTTATTGTCCCTGTTAATGATGCCCATCAG GTCTGGAACAGTGATGATGCTGAAGATCTGCAAATGCTGGTTATTATATCTCGTCCTCCCGTAAAAAT ATTCATATATGAAGACTGGCATATGCCTCATACAGCAGCCAAATTGAAGTTTCCATACTATTGGGATGAACACTGTTTTGATTTGCCACCAAAAGACGAGCTCTAA